In Nostoc sp. GT001, a genomic segment contains:
- a CDS encoding cupin domain-containing protein, whose product MSDTTVSKVDSSHSPKGQLGQKYLASGKNISMRLWENEQPNESKEPTAREYETVGYVINGRAELHIEGQTILLEPGSSWIVPKGASHTYKILEPFTAVEATSPPAQVHGRDEN is encoded by the coding sequence ATGTCTGATACAACTGTTAGCAAAGTAGACTCTAGTCATTCTCCAAAAGGCCAACTTGGTCAAAAATATCTTGCATCTGGCAAAAATATTTCCATGCGTCTGTGGGAAAATGAACAACCGAACGAATCTAAGGAGCCAACAGCACGCGAATATGAAACTGTTGGTTATGTAATCAATGGTCGTGCTGAATTACATATTGAAGGGCAAACGATTTTACTAGAACCTGGGAGTTCTTGGATAGTACCAAAAGGAGCTAGCCACACCTATAAAATTCTAGAACCATTTACTGCTGTTGAAGCAACCAGTCCACCTGCTCAAGTTCACGGGCGAGATGAAAACTGA